In Nitrospirota bacterium, a single genomic region encodes these proteins:
- the recJ gene encoding single-stranded-DNA-specific exonuclease RecJ — translation MTKSETAHTFLNPRLEDLPHPTLLNGMREAAERAARAIHKGERIGILGDYDVDGISSAALCVWFFRAINEPIETYIPDRERDGYGMNRTAVDALHARGVGLLLTADCGTTNIEEIRHARSLGMDVVVLDHHEVGAEAPPAFALLNPKKPDSGYPDQGLCSTALTFLFLSALRQCLKEDGRFGSSAPPNLRQHLDLVALATVADVVPLRGANRILVHHGLSVMAGTSKPGLRALMGKARVDPANLRAHALAFYLAPRINAAGRLGDAGRALRLLTALDPEEADSLAGELDRENQRRQAIEEDHIAGAMAQVAEDSAGLVLASEDWHPGVIGIVAARVVERFHRPAVLIAVRDGVGKASVRSVPGLDIVRVLAACGSHLVKFGGHKQAAGLTVASTQIPAFRSAFDAEVRAALEHVEPGPFWLDERLPLEEISGEKVDEIERLEPFGEGNPRPVFFAPDVEIRLSRTLRSRMLLLSLRRGARTMEGTMRAIEEAPPEFPRRADVAFTLEKRVWRGESTLGLRVRQWRAYEAEA, via the coding sequence ATGACGAAATCAGAAACAGCCCACACCTTCCTCAATCCCCGCCTGGAGGATCTGCCTCACCCGACTCTGCTGAACGGGATGCGGGAAGCCGCCGAACGGGCGGCGCGGGCCATCCACAAAGGCGAACGCATCGGCATTCTCGGAGATTACGATGTGGACGGAATTTCGTCGGCCGCGCTGTGTGTCTGGTTTTTTCGAGCCATCAACGAGCCGATCGAAACTTACATTCCCGATCGAGAGCGTGACGGCTATGGAATGAATCGCACGGCGGTCGATGCCCTCCATGCCCGGGGCGTGGGTCTTCTCCTCACCGCCGATTGCGGCACCACCAACATCGAGGAAATCCGCCACGCGCGATCGCTCGGGATGGACGTGGTGGTCCTCGACCACCATGAAGTCGGCGCCGAAGCGCCGCCTGCGTTCGCGCTCCTTAATCCCAAGAAGCCCGATTCCGGATATCCCGATCAAGGTCTTTGCTCCACCGCGCTGACATTTCTCTTCCTCTCCGCCCTCCGACAATGTCTCAAGGAAGACGGCCGATTCGGGAGCTCGGCGCCGCCCAATCTCCGACAGCATCTCGACTTGGTGGCGCTGGCCACGGTAGCAGACGTCGTTCCGCTTCGAGGAGCGAATCGGATCCTCGTCCACCATGGACTCTCTGTGATGGCTGGAACCTCCAAGCCCGGCCTCCGCGCTCTCATGGGCAAAGCCCGTGTGGATCCCGCAAACCTCCGCGCTCATGCCCTGGCCTTCTACCTCGCTCCCCGCATCAACGCGGCGGGACGCCTCGGGGACGCCGGTCGCGCGCTTCGGCTGCTCACCGCCCTCGACCCCGAAGAGGCGGACTCGCTGGCCGGCGAACTGGACCGCGAAAATCAGCGGCGCCAGGCGATCGAAGAGGATCACATCGCCGGCGCGATGGCCCAGGTGGCCGAAGACTCCGCCGGCCTGGTTCTGGCCTCAGAGGACTGGCATCCCGGCGTCATCGGGATCGTTGCCGCCCGCGTGGTCGAACGCTTTCATCGACCCGCCGTGCTCATCGCCGTGCGGGACGGCGTGGGAAAAGCTTCCGTTCGCTCGGTTCCCGGCCTCGATATCGTTCGTGTCCTCGCCGCGTGCGGATCGCATCTCGTCAAGTTCGGCGGCCACAAACAGGCCGCCGGTCTGACCGTCGCATCCACCCAGATCCCGGCGTTTCGTTCCGCTTTCGATGCCGAAGTCCGGGCCGCCCTGGAACATGTGGAGCCAGGCCCCTTCTGGCTGGATGAACGGCTTCCCCTCGAGGAGATCTCCGGTGAAAAAGTCGACGAAATCGAACGGCTCGAACCGTTCGGCGAGGGAAACCCACGACCCGTTTTCTTCGCGCCGGACGTTGAGATCAGGCTTTCTCGAACGCTCCGGAGTCGGATGCTCCTCTTGAGCCTGCGGCGCGGCGCGCGTACGATGGAAGGCACGATGAGGGCCATCGAGGAAGCCCCGCCGGAATTCCCGCGTCGCGCAGACGTGGCGTTTACGCTTGAAAAGCGCGTGTGGCGCGGAGAATCAACCCTGGGGCTCAGAGTACGTCAGTGGAGAGCGTATGAAGCCGAAGCCTGA
- the radA gene encoding DNA repair protein RadA, giving the protein MVFRSAQHRCVLREGIREAYDKSGRGRDESEGQEADGEDNGDSDGRHYAGAPVCVHEIDFIQSERVRNVKTKTVFICQSCGGQAPRWTGQCRSCGQWNTLVEEIGERREARGGREKAGSIRPVRLDEVKLSETPRMATELAEFDRVLGGGMVPASAVLIGGEPGIGKSTLLLQLVHCAGKNGRPALYITGEESLEQIKLRGDRVGVTGSTALFLSTTAVEDVIEAIAQTKPGVVVVDSIQVLRHPELESAAGTVGQIREVSNLLIEQAKTRGFVLFLVGHVTKEGAIAGPKILEHMVDTVLYFEGERNGPYRLLRSVKNRFGPTHEIALFEMQAEGLKEVKEPSAFFLSQRSVGSPGSVVTVTMKGTRPLLVEVQALTSPAGYGFSQRTSIGVDRNRTSLLIAVLEKLAGMSLGSNDIFVNVAGGVEIEEPAADLAVAVAIGSSFRNKALAAETAVCGELGLAGEVRTVSHLESRIREAARLGFKKMLVPRSKALPSVAGLEVLPVAHVDEALAEVLGS; this is encoded by the coding sequence ATGGTCTTTCGGTCCGCGCAGCACCGGTGTGTTCTCCGCGAAGGAATCCGGGAAGCCTACGACAAATCGGGGAGAGGGCGGGATGAATCGGAGGGACAGGAAGCCGATGGTGAGGATAACGGCGACAGCGACGGCAGACACTACGCTGGCGCGCCCGTTTGTGTTCACGAGATTGATTTTATACAGTCCGAGCGGGTTCGCAACGTGAAGACGAAGACCGTGTTCATCTGCCAGTCGTGCGGGGGCCAGGCTCCGAGGTGGACGGGACAATGTCGCTCTTGCGGCCAGTGGAACACGCTTGTTGAGGAGATAGGCGAGAGGCGGGAGGCGAGAGGCGGAAGGGAGAAGGCGGGTTCGATCCGGCCCGTGCGGCTGGATGAAGTCAAACTCAGCGAGACGCCGCGAATGGCCACGGAGCTGGCCGAATTCGACCGAGTGCTTGGGGGGGGGATGGTGCCGGCTTCGGCGGTTCTCATCGGGGGCGAGCCGGGGATCGGGAAATCCACGCTGCTCCTGCAACTCGTGCACTGCGCCGGAAAAAACGGCAGACCCGCTTTGTACATCACCGGGGAAGAATCTTTGGAACAGATCAAGCTGCGAGGGGATCGCGTCGGAGTGACGGGGTCCACTGCCCTGTTTCTTTCAACCACGGCCGTGGAGGATGTGATCGAGGCCATTGCGCAGACGAAACCGGGCGTGGTGGTGGTGGATTCCATCCAGGTCCTCCGTCACCCCGAGTTGGAATCCGCGGCGGGGACGGTCGGCCAGATTCGGGAAGTTTCCAATCTCCTGATCGAGCAGGCCAAGACGCGGGGGTTTGTTCTTTTTCTGGTGGGCCACGTGACGAAGGAGGGGGCCATCGCTGGGCCGAAGATCCTCGAACACATGGTGGACACCGTGTTATATTTTGAAGGGGAGCGGAACGGTCCGTACAGGCTGCTCCGTTCGGTCAAGAACCGGTTCGGCCCGACGCATGAGATCGCGTTGTTTGAAATGCAGGCGGAAGGTCTGAAGGAGGTGAAGGAGCCATCCGCGTTTTTCCTCTCCCAGCGGTCGGTCGGTTCGCCGGGCAGCGTGGTCACGGTGACGATGAAAGGAACGCGGCCGCTCCTCGTGGAAGTCCAGGCGCTGACGAGTCCGGCGGGATACGGTTTTTCCCAGCGGACGTCGATTGGAGTAGATCGCAATCGGACGTCGCTCCTGATTGCCGTCCTGGAGAAATTGGCTGGAATGTCCCTGGGGTCCAATGACATCTTTGTGAACGTGGCCGGGGGCGTGGAGATCGAGGAGCCGGCCGCCGACCTCGCGGTAGCCGTGGCCATCGGATCGAGTTTCAGGAACAAGGCGCTCGCGGCGGAGACGGCGGTGTGCGGGGAGCTGGGGTTGGCCGGAGAGGTGCGAACCGTGAGCCACTTGGAATCGAGAATCAGGGAGGCGGCCAGGCTCGGTTTCAAGAAGATGTTGGTTCCTCGATCGAAGGCCCTCCCTTCCGTGGCCGGTCTTGAAGTTCTGCCGGTGGCTCACGTGGATGAGGCCCTCGCCGAGGTCCTGGGGTCGTAG
- a CDS encoding MBL fold metallo-hydrolase has protein sequence MKPKPDEVFIRQLELGPMQNFVYLIGCPETHLAAIVDPAWDIEAIIRAAEVAEYRIEHILVTHAHFDHVNGVEPLLELRAARVHVHKSEAGFLKGMTGDLRRTEGGETLTLGRLEITFMHTPGHTKGSQCFLVRNSLVSGDTLFIRNCGRTDLPGGSDEEMYHTMKKLRDLPDQIVLLPGHHYADKPTSTLADEKRENPYLTSATMSDFLKLT, from the coding sequence ATGAAGCCGAAGCCTGACGAAGTATTCATCCGGCAATTGGAGCTCGGGCCGATGCAGAATTTCGTCTACCTGATCGGTTGTCCGGAAACCCACCTCGCCGCCATCGTCGATCCCGCGTGGGACATCGAGGCAATCATCCGCGCCGCCGAAGTGGCCGAGTATCGAATCGAGCACATCCTCGTCACCCACGCCCATTTCGATCACGTGAACGGCGTGGAACCGCTCCTCGAACTCCGCGCCGCTCGCGTTCACGTCCACAAAAGCGAGGCGGGATTCCTAAAGGGCATGACGGGCGACCTGCGCCGAACCGAAGGCGGTGAAACGCTCACCTTGGGCCGGCTGGAAATCACCTTCATGCACACCCCGGGCCATACGAAGGGATCACAGTGCTTCCTGGTGCGGAATTCGCTGGTGTCGGGGGATACGCTCTTCATCCGGAATTGCGGTCGGACCGATCTTCCGGGAGGGAGCGACGAAGAAATGTATCACACCATGAAGAAGCTCCGGGACCTTCCCGATCAAATCGTCCTCCTGCCCGGCCACCACTACGCGGACAAGCCCACCTCCACCCTGGCGGATGAGAAACGCGAAAACCCTTACCTCACCTCCGCCACAATGTCCGATTTCCTGAAGCTGACTTAA
- the secF gene encoding protein translocase subunit SecF has translation MVSFPKTSIDFVKRTRICLVFSGLAIAAAFGGVGLRNGLNPGIDFTGGIELQIRFEKSIGIGDVRSKLGVAGLPELSVQTIASEHGSEFLLKMKGAAGDVETSLDKVESALQAGFPEAPYEVRRTETVGPKVGRDLSRKGALAFIFANVGILIYLAFRFHWVFGLGAVVALIHDALITGGALLLGGFETNITTIAAILTVIGFSVNDTIVVYDRIRENMRKLRKDPMETIINKSVNETLSRTVLTSLTVFFVSATLYFFGGQAVKDFSFAMLVGVITGTYSSVFIASPILLVWKKRIAISGR, from the coding sequence ATGGTTTCCTTTCCGAAAACCAGCATCGATTTCGTCAAGAGAACCCGAATCTGTCTTGTCTTTTCGGGACTTGCCATTGCCGCGGCTTTCGGCGGCGTCGGCCTGCGAAATGGTCTGAATCCCGGAATCGATTTCACCGGAGGCATCGAGCTCCAGATTCGATTCGAGAAATCGATCGGGATCGGCGACGTTCGCTCGAAACTGGGTGTCGCCGGGCTGCCCGAGCTCAGCGTTCAGACCATCGCCTCCGAGCACGGTTCCGAATTCCTGCTCAAGATGAAGGGGGCGGCCGGCGATGTCGAGACGTCGCTCGACAAAGTGGAATCCGCGCTCCAGGCCGGTTTTCCCGAGGCCCCCTACGAGGTCCGTCGGACGGAAACCGTGGGCCCCAAAGTCGGAAGAGATTTGAGCCGGAAGGGCGCCCTCGCCTTCATCTTCGCCAACGTCGGAATCCTGATCTACCTTGCATTCCGGTTCCACTGGGTCTTCGGTCTCGGCGCGGTGGTGGCTCTGATTCATGACGCCCTGATCACCGGCGGTGCGCTCCTCCTGGGCGGCTTCGAAACCAATATCACCACCATCGCCGCCATCCTGACGGTGATCGGCTTCTCGGTGAACGACACCATCGTGGTGTACGACCGCATCCGCGAAAATATGCGAAAGCTCCGGAAGGACCCCATGGAAACCATCATCAACAAGAGCGTGAACGAAACGCTCTCCCGCACCGTCCTTACCAGTCTGACGGTCTTCTTCGTCTCGGCCACGCTCTACTTTTTCGGCGGCCAGGCCGTGAAGGACTTTTCGTTCGCCATGCTCGTGGGCGTCATCACGGGCACCTACTCCTCGGTCTTCATCGCCAGTCCGATTCTCCTCGTGTGGAAGAAACGGATCGCGATCTCGGGACGATAG